A genomic region of Photobacterium swingsii contains the following coding sequences:
- the arcC gene encoding carbamate kinase encodes MTKQTVVVALGGNALLRRGEPLEASTQRINIAKAAETIAAIAEEYNVVLVHGNGPQVGLLALQGLEYKAVNPYPLDVLGSETQGMIGYMLMQELKNLLPEQHVSCMLTQMTVDPADPAFADPTKPIGPVYQEAEARDLAEKYHWTVKPDGEYFRRVVPSPQPTGIVEDDAITALIKQGHLVICTGGGGIPVKKVDGKLVGVEAVIDKDMSAAFLAKQLEADALLILTDAQAVFLDWGKPTQKALSSTTPAELANYEFDAGSMGPKIEASCEFINQGGKLVGIGALEDGLRILKGEAGTNIISE; translated from the coding sequence ATGACTAAGCAAACTGTTGTTGTTGCATTGGGTGGTAACGCACTACTTCGTCGCGGTGAGCCATTAGAGGCTTCAACTCAACGAATCAATATCGCAAAAGCTGCTGAAACTATCGCGGCTATCGCAGAAGAATACAACGTGGTGTTAGTACACGGTAACGGTCCACAAGTTGGCCTACTAGCACTTCAAGGTTTGGAATACAAAGCAGTAAATCCATACCCACTAGACGTACTAGGTTCAGAAACACAAGGCATGATCGGCTACATGCTGATGCAAGAGCTGAAAAACCTACTACCAGAACAACACGTTTCATGCATGTTGACTCAAATGACTGTTGATCCAGCAGATCCAGCATTCGCAGACCCAACAAAACCTATCGGCCCTGTATACCAAGAAGCCGAAGCGCGTGACCTAGCAGAAAAATACCACTGGACAGTAAAACCTGACGGCGAATACTTCCGTCGCGTAGTACCAAGCCCACAACCAACCGGTATCGTAGAAGACGATGCAATCACAGCACTGATTAAACAAGGTCACCTTGTAATCTGTACTGGCGGTGGCGGTATCCCAGTGAAGAAAGTTGACGGTAAATTAGTTGGCGTAGAAGCTGTAATCGACAAAGACATGTCAGCAGCTTTCCTCGCGAAACAACTTGAAGCTGATGCACTGTTGATTCTGACAGATGCACAAGCAGTATTCCTGGATTGGGGCAAGCCAACGCAAAAAGCATTGAGCAGCACGACTCCAGCAGAATTAGCGAATTACGAATTTGATGCTGGCTCTATGGGGCCAAAAATCGAAGCGTCATGTGAATTCATCAATCAAGGTGGCAAATTAGTAGGTATCGGTGCTTTAGAAGATGGCCTACGCATCCTGAAAGGTGAAGCTGGCACGAATATTATTTCAGAATAA
- a CDS encoding ornithine carbamoyltransferase: protein MAFNLRNRNFLKLLDFTPREIQHLLELSAELKKAKYNGYEQPRLTGKNIALIFEKTSTRTRCAFEVAAFDQGAQVSYLGPSGSQIGHKESMKDTARVLGRMYDGIEYRGFGQEIVEELGAHAGVPVWNGLTDEFHPTQILADFLTMQEHGRGKQLHEITFAYLGDARNNMGNSLMVGAAKMGMDIRLVAPKAYWPEEELVAQCRAIAEETGAKITMTEDVQEGVQGCDFLYTDVWVSMGEAKEAWAERINLMLPYQVNMEMLKATGNPHVKFMHCLPAFHGEDTTVGKELAQEYPMLKDGVEVTDEVVESKHSIVFDEAENRMHTIKAVMVATLGQ, encoded by the coding sequence ATGGCTTTTAATCTTCGCAACCGTAACTTCCTTAAACTACTAGACTTCACTCCACGTGAAATCCAACATCTGCTAGAACTTTCTGCAGAATTGAAAAAAGCGAAATACAACGGTTACGAGCAGCCTCGCCTAACTGGCAAAAACATTGCTCTTATCTTCGAAAAAACATCAACTCGTACTCGCTGTGCATTCGAAGTTGCTGCATTTGACCAAGGCGCTCAAGTATCTTACTTAGGCCCATCTGGTTCTCAAATCGGTCACAAAGAATCAATGAAAGATACAGCACGCGTTCTAGGTCGTATGTACGACGGCATCGAGTACCGTGGCTTTGGTCAAGAAATCGTTGAAGAACTAGGCGCACACGCTGGTGTTCCAGTATGGAACGGCCTAACAGACGAATTCCACCCAACTCAAATCCTAGCTGACTTCCTAACTATGCAAGAGCATGGTCGTGGCAAGCAACTACACGAAATCACTTTCGCTTACCTAGGTGATGCTCGCAACAACATGGGTAACTCTCTAATGGTTGGCGCAGCGAAAATGGGCATGGACATCCGCCTAGTTGCACCAAAAGCATACTGGCCTGAAGAAGAGCTAGTAGCACAATGTCGTGCAATCGCAGAAGAAACTGGCGCTAAAATCACTATGACTGAAGACGTTCAAGAAGGCGTTCAAGGTTGTGATTTCCTATACACTGACGTATGGGTATCTATGGGTGAAGCGAAAGAAGCTTGGGCTGAGCGTATCAACCTAATGCTACCTTACCAAGTAAACATGGAAATGCTAAAAGCGACTGGCAACCCACATGTTAAATTCATGCACTGCCTACCAGCATTCCACGGTGAAGACACAACTGTTGGTAAAGAACTAGCTCAAGAATACCCAATGCTAAAAGACGGCGTTGAAGTAACAGACGAAGTGGTTGAGTCTAAGCACTCTATCGTATTCGACGAAGCTGAAAACCGTATGCACACAATCAAAGCTGTAATGGTTGCTACGCTAGGTCAATAA
- the pyrB gene encoding aspartate carbamoyltransferase, which produces MANSLFQKHIISIPELNRSELELIVETAGKLKAEPNPTLLKDKVVASCFFEPSTRTRLSFETAVQRLGGTVIGFDNGGNTSLAKKGETLADSVQVISSYVDAFVMRHPQEGAARLASEFSNGVPIVNGGDGANQHPTQTLLDLFSIFETQGRLDNLNVAFVGDLKYGRTVHSLTQALSKFDNINFFFVAPEILAMPDYICEELDEAGINYSLHATMEEVIPELDVLYMTRVQKERFDESEYAHMKAAYILTAPMLTEARDNLKVLHPLPRVDEITVDVDKTKHAYYFEQAENGVYAREALLALVLNEQL; this is translated from the coding sequence ATGGCGAATTCGCTGTTCCAAAAGCACATCATTTCCATACCGGAATTAAACCGCAGTGAACTAGAACTGATTGTTGAAACGGCTGGAAAGCTAAAAGCTGAACCAAATCCGACACTACTTAAAGATAAAGTAGTGGCAAGCTGTTTCTTTGAACCTTCAACCCGTACTCGCCTATCATTTGAAACTGCTGTTCAACGCTTAGGCGGCACTGTTATCGGTTTCGATAACGGCGGTAACACATCACTCGCGAAAAAGGGTGAAACCCTGGCCGACTCAGTACAGGTTATTTCTTCATACGTTGACGCTTTCGTTATGCGCCACCCACAAGAAGGCGCTGCACGCCTCGCTTCTGAGTTTTCAAACGGTGTGCCGATTGTTAATGGCGGCGACGGTGCAAACCAGCACCCGACACAAACCTTACTTGACCTGTTCTCTATCTTCGAAACCCAAGGTCGCCTAGATAACCTTAACGTCGCATTTGTGGGTGATTTAAAATACGGCCGTACCGTACACTCACTAACCCAAGCATTATCAAAATTCGATAACATCAATTTCTTCTTTGTCGCACCAGAAATTCTGGCGATGCCTGATTACATCTGCGAAGAATTAGACGAAGCCGGCATCAACTACAGCCTGCACGCCACCATGGAAGAAGTGATTCCTGAACTCGATGTACTGTACATGACTCGCGTACAAAAAGAGCGTTTCGATGAATCTGAATACGCGCACATGAAAGCAGCTTACATCCTGACAGCACCAATGTTGACAGAAGCACGCGACAACCTGAAAGTCCTTCACCCACTACCACGTGTGGATGAAATCACCGTTGATGTCGACAAAACGAAGCATGCTTACTACTTCGAGCAAGCAGAAAATGGGGTTTACGCCCGTGAAGCCCTACTAGCACTTGTACTAAACGAACAACTTTAA
- the pyrI gene encoding aspartate carbamoyltransferase regulatory subunit produces the protein MTKETQLQVEAIKNGTVIDHIPANVGIKILKLFQMHKTNQRVTVGLNLPSSAQGAKDLIKIENVFISEDQANQLAMYAPKATVNQIENYEVAKKLSLTLPEQINAIFECPNSNCITHGEPVDSSFKVINKNEDVQLKCKYCEKVFSREIMTERR, from the coding sequence ATGACTAAAGAAACTCAACTACAGGTTGAAGCAATTAAGAACGGTACTGTTATCGATCACATTCCTGCGAACGTTGGTATCAAGATTCTAAAACTGTTTCAAATGCACAAAACTAACCAACGTGTCACTGTTGGTTTAAACCTGCCATCTTCGGCGCAGGGTGCAAAAGATTTGATCAAAATTGAAAATGTCTTCATCAGCGAAGATCAAGCTAACCAGCTTGCGATGTACGCACCGAAAGCAACGGTTAACCAAATCGAAAACTACGAAGTTGCGAAGAAACTAAGCCTGACACTGCCAGAGCAAATCAATGCGATTTTCGAATGTCCAAATAGTAACTGTATTACTCACGGTGAACCTGTTGATAGCAGCTTCAAAGTGATTAACAAAAATGAAGACGTACAGCTTAAGTGTAAATACTGCGAGAAAGTATTCTCACGCGAAATCATGACAGAACGTCGCTAA
- a CDS encoding serine protease → MAQLTSLTIKHYGRVLLTTILALSLTQCIASNGSVEHTRSHQANNMVVIGVPMLFGGFGSSVPINEQYQITAKHVAQLSWDLDVIHHPYCDLSLVRSRTPADAIPQWGLIYPDQAVSHQGHSLLGTTIKGEGKYLQDVLDTNSKCLYSLSDAPSMSGMSGGPVFNAQGQIVGITVAILDNPEDIENLRAAERYTQFVPATLIFDWLTQLGVNTAYASPDLANIQVAPYIEHINTPHDLLGNRSMPASSSTHSITHQGHNGEENTSATISVFNHYAVVQHPLSSSLTSSSPSVLTPQITTISDSQATTINSQQKQGDTPQKEQIKTPPKANNKLLNEIGFQPTYW, encoded by the coding sequence ATGGCACAATTAACCTCACTCACAATCAAGCACTACGGTAGGGTATTGCTAACCACGATCCTCGCACTTTCATTAACCCAATGTATCGCGAGCAATGGGAGTGTCGAACACACCCGCTCACATCAAGCCAATAACATGGTCGTCATTGGTGTCCCTATGTTGTTCGGGGGCTTTGGCTCTTCAGTACCCATCAATGAGCAATACCAGATCACCGCCAAACATGTTGCTCAGTTGTCGTGGGATCTGGATGTCATTCATCACCCGTACTGCGATTTATCCTTAGTTCGATCGCGTACCCCTGCTGATGCAATTCCTCAATGGGGGTTGATCTATCCCGATCAAGCCGTCAGTCATCAAGGCCACTCACTACTGGGCACCACGATAAAAGGGGAAGGAAAATACTTACAAGACGTACTCGATACCAATAGTAAGTGCTTATATTCGTTAAGTGATGCGCCAAGTATGTCAGGCATGAGTGGTGGCCCGGTCTTTAATGCACAAGGGCAAATCGTTGGGATCACAGTCGCAATATTAGATAACCCAGAAGACATTGAAAACTTACGTGCCGCTGAGCGATATACTCAATTTGTACCAGCCACCTTGATCTTTGATTGGTTAACCCAACTAGGCGTTAACACTGCCTACGCCAGCCCAGATCTTGCCAATATTCAAGTCGCGCCCTATATCGAGCATATTAATACCCCCCACGATTTACTTGGTAATCGTTCAATGCCAGCCTCATCCAGCACTCACTCAATCACACACCAAGGGCATAATGGTGAAGAAAACACCAGCGCAACTATTTCTGTTTTCAACCATTACGCTGTAGTACAACACCCATTATCTTCGTCGCTCACCTCGTCCTCTCCCAGCGTGCTAACACCACAAATAACGACGATTTCTGACAGTCAGGCAACAACCATTAATTCACAACAAAAACAGGGAGATACCCCACAAAAAGAACAAATAAAGACACCACCAAAGGCAAACAATAAGCTCCTAAATGAAATAGGGTTTCAACCTACCTATTGGTAG
- a CDS encoding arginine repressor: MNGYELHGALELSASDEDIMTACKRLLQQQSFSTQDDIRQSLIDMGYTDVSQSTVSRLLSRMGVAKVPNAYGKKVYCLTVENEPVQVGSSIASQIEFITHNQLVVVVKTHPGGAQLVARLIDVQPHAEILGTVGGNDTVMVAPKDINRIDECEKVVKTRLGIPA; this comes from the coding sequence GTGAATGGATACGAATTACACGGCGCGCTAGAGTTGAGTGCATCTGACGAAGACATCATGACCGCATGTAAACGTCTGTTGCAACAGCAAAGCTTTTCTACCCAAGATGATATTCGCCAAAGCTTGATCGACATGGGTTATACCGATGTCAGCCAATCAACGGTATCACGCCTGCTTTCTCGCATGGGCGTAGCAAAAGTGCCTAACGCTTATGGCAAGAAAGTGTACTGTCTCACCGTTGAGAATGAGCCAGTACAAGTGGGCTCTTCAATCGCGTCACAAATTGAATTTATCACTCACAACCAGCTTGTTGTGGTGGTTAAAACCCACCCAGGTGGTGCACAATTGGTGGCTCGCTTAATTGATGTCCAACCACATGCTGAAATATTAGGTACCGTTGGTGGTAACGATACCGTGATGGTGGCACCGAAAGATATCAATCGCATTGATGAGTGTGAAAAAGTGGTCAAAACCCGTTTAGGTATTCCTGCCTAA
- a CDS encoding Rid family detoxifying hydrolase, translated as MTQVLHTEQAPAAIGPYVQGVDLGNMVLTSGQIPVNPETGEVAEDIAAQARQSLDNVKAVVESSGLKVADIVKMTVFVKDLNDFAAVNEVYGAFFDEHNAPYPARSCVEVARLPKDVKIEIEAIAVRK; from the coding sequence ATGACTCAAGTTCTACACACCGAACAAGCACCAGCAGCAATTGGCCCTTACGTACAAGGTGTTGACCTAGGCAACATGGTACTGACTTCAGGTCAGATCCCAGTTAACCCTGAAACAGGCGAAGTAGCAGAAGACATTGCAGCGCAAGCTCGCCAGTCACTAGACAATGTAAAAGCAGTGGTTGAATCTTCAGGTCTTAAAGTTGCTGACATTGTTAAAATGACAGTATTTGTAAAAGATCTCAACGACTTCGCAGCGGTTAATGAAGTGTACGGTGCATTCTTTGATGAGCACAACGCACCTTACCCTGCGCGCTCTTGTGTTGAGGTTGCTCGTCTACCTAAAGACGTGAAAATCGAAATTGAAGCAATTGCTGTTCGTAAGTAA
- the idi gene encoding isopentenyl-diphosphate Delta-isomerase → MKKEQVVLVTPEGETIGLQEKMQAHYGGQLHLAFSVLLFREGQDEREYLLHQRALGKYHSGGLWTNTCCSHPRQDESFVAAGIRRLEEEMGIAEPLPLQDIATFLYRAELDNGLVEHELDHVLIANCGPLNINPSEDEVMAYHWWPESELVAALADKPANFTAWFPQVWQLVLAHVTQ, encoded by the coding sequence ATGAAGAAAGAGCAAGTGGTACTTGTGACACCCGAAGGTGAAACGATTGGGTTGCAAGAGAAAATGCAGGCGCATTACGGTGGTCAGTTACATTTAGCCTTTTCAGTGCTTTTGTTCCGAGAGGGGCAAGATGAGCGTGAATACCTGCTGCATCAACGTGCGTTAGGGAAGTATCACAGTGGCGGCTTGTGGACCAATACCTGTTGTTCACATCCTCGCCAAGACGAGTCTTTTGTTGCGGCGGGCATTCGCCGTCTTGAGGAAGAGATGGGCATTGCTGAGCCGCTTCCATTACAAGACATCGCCACTTTCTTATACCGCGCAGAGCTTGATAATGGCTTGGTAGAGCACGAGCTCGATCATGTGCTTATTGCTAACTGTGGCCCACTTAATATTAATCCGAGTGAGGATGAAGTGATGGCGTATCACTGGTGGCCTGAATCTGAGTTGGTTGCCGCCTTAGCGGACAAGCCTGCTAATTTTACAGCCTGGTTTCCACAAGTGTGGCAGCTTGTTTTGGCGCATGTGACGCAATAG
- a CDS encoding 1-acylglycerol-3-phosphate O-acyltransferase: MILLFRMIAMALFAVFMFVFGCGYCLLSPRNPTHVYTCGRQFSKMARILGIKLEVRYADGAEGVGSSVYIANHQNNYDLFTVSGAIMPRTVTVGKKSLVWMPLFGQLYWITGNILIDRANRSKAVGTIGQIVEKIKQRNVSVWMFPEGTRSRGRGLLPFKTGAFHAAIGANVPVVPIVCSSTENVKLNRWDNGVVIVEVMAPVSTDGLTKEDVRGLSDTCREQMKDKLEQLNAEVAQRAA; encoded by the coding sequence ATGATATTGTTGTTCCGCATGATCGCCATGGCACTTTTTGCCGTGTTCATGTTTGTATTTGGCTGTGGCTACTGCCTATTAAGCCCTCGTAATCCGACACACGTATATACCTGTGGCCGCCAATTTAGCAAAATGGCACGTATCTTAGGGATCAAACTTGAGGTTCGCTACGCTGATGGCGCTGAAGGTGTGGGCTCCAGTGTATATATAGCTAATCACCAGAATAACTACGATCTATTTACCGTGTCTGGTGCCATCATGCCACGCACTGTGACTGTGGGTAAAAAGAGCCTTGTATGGATGCCTTTATTTGGGCAGCTGTACTGGATCACAGGGAATATTTTGATCGACCGCGCTAATCGCAGCAAAGCGGTAGGGACGATTGGTCAGATCGTAGAAAAGATCAAACAACGTAATGTATCGGTATGGATGTTCCCTGAAGGGACACGTTCTCGTGGTCGTGGTTTGTTGCCATTTAAAACCGGCGCTTTCCATGCTGCCATTGGTGCAAACGTGCCTGTGGTACCTATTGTGTGTAGCTCGACGGAAAACGTGAAGCTGAATCGTTGGGATAACGGTGTGGTGATCGTTGAAGTTATGGCGCCCGTATCGACTGACGGTTTGACCAAAGAAGATGTACGTGGCTTATCTGATACTTGTCGAGAGCAAATGAAAGACAAGCTTGAACAGCTGAATGCAGAGGTCGCTCAACGCGCCGCATAA
- the parC gene encoding DNA topoisomerase IV subunit A, translating into MTDVSMDGVEQLPLRKFTEDAYLNYSMYVIMDRALPFIGDGLKPVQRRIIYAMSELGLSATAKYKKSARTVGDVLGKYHPHGDSACYEAMVLMAQPFSYRYPLVDGQGNWGAPDDPKSFAAMRYTESRLSRFSEVLLAELGQGTADWVPNFDGTMNEPKMLPARLPHILLNGVTGIAVGMATDIPPHNAREVANAVVHLIDNPKSELDDLMGFVQGPDYPTEAEIITPKSDLKKLYRTGKGSIKMRAIWHKENSEIVITALPHQTSGAKLLEQIANQMRAKKLPMVEDLRDESDHENPTRIVIVPRSNRIDCDQLMNHLFASTDLEKSFRVNLNMLGLDGRPQVKGLVTILGEWLEFRRSTVRRRLQYRLDKVLARLHILEGLLAAYLNIDEVIEIIRNEDNPKAELMSRFDLSAIQADAILEIKLRQLAKLEEIKIRAEQDELAKERDYLEKLLGSERRLNTLIKKEIIADAEKYGDERRSPLVEREEAKALTERDLIPSEAITVVLSDKGWIRHAKGHDVDPSTLSYKSGDNYLAHARGKSNQPAIFLGTDGRSYALESHSLPSARSQGEPITGRLNLTAGSHVRQVLMSEDEQMWLMSSDAGYGFICKGSDMVSKNRNGKALLTVPESALVLPPQPVRDLDSDDVLVITNEGRMLMFPVKDLPQLSKGKGNKIINIPAARSKAREEMVAHMIILPANSHITLHAGKRKLGLKPSDLDNFRGERGRRGAMLPRGLQRVTEMEISAPEADASEE; encoded by the coding sequence ATGACTGATGTCTCAATGGACGGCGTTGAACAGCTTCCGCTAAGGAAGTTTACCGAAGACGCTTACCTCAATTATTCCATGTACGTAATCATGGATCGTGCTTTACCTTTCATTGGTGATGGCCTTAAGCCTGTACAGCGCCGTATTATTTACGCGATGTCAGAGCTGGGTTTATCGGCCACCGCTAAATACAAAAAATCGGCGCGTACCGTCGGTGATGTATTAGGTAAGTACCACCCGCATGGTGACTCGGCATGTTACGAAGCGATGGTATTAATGGCACAGCCATTCTCATACCGTTACCCGCTCGTTGATGGCCAAGGTAACTGGGGTGCGCCGGATGATCCGAAATCTTTCGCAGCAATGCGTTATACCGAATCGCGCTTATCACGTTTTTCTGAAGTGCTACTGGCTGAACTAGGTCAAGGCACAGCAGATTGGGTGCCAAACTTTGATGGCACCATGAACGAACCAAAAATGCTGCCAGCACGTCTGCCGCATATCCTGCTTAATGGTGTCACCGGTATTGCCGTAGGTATGGCAACCGATATTCCACCGCATAATGCCCGTGAAGTGGCTAATGCTGTGGTGCATTTAATTGATAACCCTAAATCTGAACTTGATGATTTGATGGGGTTTGTACAAGGCCCTGATTATCCAACTGAAGCGGAAATCATTACCCCTAAAAGCGATCTTAAAAAGTTATATCGCACGGGTAAAGGCAGTATCAAAATGCGGGCGATTTGGCATAAAGAAAACAGTGAGATTGTCATCACTGCCTTGCCACATCAAACCTCTGGTGCGAAATTACTTGAGCAAATCGCGAACCAGATGCGCGCTAAAAAGTTGCCTATGGTTGAAGACTTACGTGATGAGTCTGACCATGAAAACCCAACGCGTATCGTGATTGTGCCGCGCTCTAACCGCATTGACTGCGATCAGTTAATGAATCACCTGTTTGCCTCGACGGACCTTGAGAAAAGCTTCCGTGTGAACTTGAATATGCTGGGGCTTGATGGTCGTCCGCAGGTGAAAGGGCTGGTAACCATTCTAGGTGAATGGTTGGAATTCCGTCGCTCAACGGTGCGTCGTCGTTTGCAATACCGTTTAGACAAAGTGCTGGCACGCCTTCATATTCTTGAAGGTTTATTAGCCGCTTACCTTAACATTGATGAAGTGATTGAGATTATCCGTAATGAAGATAATCCTAAAGCCGAGTTGATGTCGCGTTTTGATTTAAGTGCAATTCAAGCAGATGCGATTTTAGAGATTAAACTACGTCAACTGGCGAAGTTAGAAGAAATCAAAATCCGTGCAGAGCAAGATGAATTAGCGAAAGAACGTGATTACCTAGAGAAATTACTGGGCTCAGAGCGTCGCCTAAACACCTTGATCAAAAAAGAAATCATTGCCGATGCTGAGAAATATGGTGATGAGCGTCGTTCACCTTTGGTTGAGCGTGAAGAAGCGAAAGCGCTGACAGAGCGTGATTTGATCCCTAGTGAAGCCATCACTGTCGTGTTATCAGATAAAGGTTGGATCCGCCATGCTAAAGGGCATGATGTTGATCCTTCAACACTGAGCTACAAATCGGGTGATAATTACTTAGCGCATGCGCGTGGTAAGAGTAACCAACCTGCCATTTTCTTGGGAACCGATGGTCGTAGTTACGCGCTTGAGTCGCACTCATTACCATCGGCACGTAGTCAGGGGGAGCCGATCACAGGTCGCTTAAACTTGACGGCGGGCAGTCATGTACGCCAAGTGCTGATGTCGGAAGATGAGCAAATGTGGCTGATGAGTTCAGATGCAGGCTACGGCTTCATCTGTAAAGGTAGCGACATGGTATCGAAGAACCGTAATGGTAAAGCGCTACTTACTGTCCCTGAAAGTGCTTTGGTGCTACCACCGCAGCCGGTGAGGGATCTTGATAGTGATGATGTATTAGTGATCACCAATGAAGGGCGCATGCTGATGTTCCCTGTCAAAGATTTACCGCAGTTGAGTAAAGGTAAAGGTAATAAGATCATCAATATTCCAGCCGCACGATCGAAAGCGCGTGAGGAAATGGTGGCACACATGATCATCTTGCCAGCGAATAGCCATATTACTCTGCATGCCGGTAAGCGTAAGCTTGGTTTGAAACCATCGGATTTGGATAACTTCCGTGGTGAGCGCGGTCGCCGTGGTGCAATGTTGCCACGTGGCTTACAACGCGTGACAGAGATGGAAATCTCAGCACCGGAAGCTGACGCCAGCGAAGAATAA
- the parE gene encoding DNA topoisomerase IV subunit B, whose product MTDQSYNAGAIEVLNGLEPVRRRPGMYTDTVRPNHLGQEVIDNSVDEALAGHARKVEVILHADQSLEVTDDGRGMPVDIHPEEGVSGVELILCKLHAGGKFSGKNYQFSGGLHGVGISVVNALSKRVEVTVKRDGQVYQIAFENGDKVSELEVIGTCGRRAKGTRVHFWPDGSYFDSPKFSASRLKNNLKAKAVLCPGLEIVFTDKNTDETIRWCYEDGLKDYLAEGVKGYTLLPEEPFTGVFSAQTEAADWALLWLPEGGELITESYVNLIPTAQGGTHVNGLRQGLLDAMREFCEFRNLLPRGVKLTADDIWERCAYVLSVKMQDPQFAGQTKERLSSRQCAAFVSGVVKDAFSLWLNERPQLAEQLAEVCIANAHRRMRASKKVVRKKVASGPALPGKLADCSQQDLNRTELFLVEGDSAGGSAKQARDRMFQAIMPLRGKILNTWEVSADQVLASQEVHDISVALGIDPDSDDLSGLRYGKICVLADADSDGLHIATLLCALFMKHFEALVRAGHVFIAMPPLYRIDLGKEVYYALDEGEKNGILERLSSKRGKVNVQRFKGLGEMNPLQLRETTMDPNTRRLVQLTIDDDSQTNEMMDMLLGKKRAEDRRHWLQDKGDMAEV is encoded by the coding sequence ATGACAGATCAAAGCTATAACGCTGGAGCCATTGAGGTTCTAAATGGCCTTGAGCCAGTACGCCGCCGTCCCGGCATGTACACTGATACGGTACGCCCTAACCACTTAGGTCAAGAGGTGATCGATAACAGTGTCGATGAAGCATTAGCCGGCCATGCCCGCAAAGTTGAAGTCATTCTCCATGCGGACCAATCCTTAGAAGTTACTGATGATGGGCGTGGTATGCCTGTCGATATTCACCCTGAAGAAGGGGTGTCAGGGGTTGAGTTAATCCTCTGTAAACTCCATGCCGGTGGTAAATTCTCAGGCAAGAACTATCAGTTCTCAGGTGGTTTGCACGGGGTAGGTATCTCGGTCGTGAACGCCTTATCAAAGCGCGTGGAAGTCACGGTTAAACGTGATGGTCAGGTGTATCAAATTGCCTTTGAAAATGGTGATAAAGTTTCCGAGCTTGAAGTGATAGGGACTTGCGGCCGACGTGCCAAGGGTACTCGCGTGCATTTCTGGCCTGATGGTAGCTATTTTGATAGCCCTAAATTTTCAGCCTCGCGCCTGAAAAACAATTTGAAAGCCAAAGCAGTACTTTGCCCTGGCTTAGAGATTGTATTTACCGACAAAAATACTGATGAAACCATTCGTTGGTGTTACGAAGATGGCTTGAAAGACTATCTAGCCGAAGGCGTAAAAGGCTATACCTTATTGCCAGAAGAACCGTTTACAGGCGTATTCAGTGCGCAAACTGAAGCGGCCGACTGGGCGTTATTATGGTTGCCTGAAGGTGGCGAACTGATCACTGAAAGTTACGTTAACTTGATCCCGACGGCGCAAGGCGGTACGCACGTAAACGGCTTACGCCAAGGTTTGCTTGATGCCATGCGTGAGTTCTGTGAATTCCGTAACCTGCTGCCTCGTGGTGTGAAGTTAACCGCCGATGATATCTGGGAGCGTTGTGCTTACGTACTGTCGGTGAAGATGCAAGATCCCCAGTTTGCGGGTCAAACGAAAGAACGCTTGTCGTCGCGCCAATGTGCGGCGTTTGTATCGGGTGTGGTGAAAGATGCCTTCAGCCTCTGGTTGAATGAGCGCCCACAGCTAGCAGAGCAATTGGCGGAAGTATGTATTGCCAATGCCCATCGCCGTATGCGTGCCAGCAAAAAAGTGGTGCGTAAGAAAGTGGCTTCTGGCCCTGCACTACCAGGTAAGCTGGCCGATTGTTCGCAACAAGATTTAAATCGCACCGAACTCTTTTTAGTGGAAGGTGACTCGGCGGGTGGTTCAGCGAAGCAAGCTCGTGATCGTATGTTCCAAGCGATCATGCCGCTGCGCGGTAAGATTCTGAATACGTGGGAAGTCTCTGCTGATCAAGTATTAGCATCGCAAGAGGTTCACGATATCTCTGTTGCTTTGGGTATCGACCCTGACAGTGATGACTTGAGCGGCCTGCGTTACGGTAAGATCTGTGTTCTTGCCGATGCGGACTCCGATGGTCTTCACATCGCAACCTTGTTGTGTGCTTTGTTCATGAAGCACTTTGAAGCATTGGTTCGTGCTGGTCATGTGTTCATCGCAATGCCACCACTGTACCGAATCGACTTAGGCAAGGAAGTGTATTACGCCCTTGATGAAGGCGAGAAGAACGGCATTCTAGAGCGTCTGAGCAGCAAACGTGGCAAGGTGAACGTACAACGATTTAAAGGTCTGGGTGAAATGAACCCACTCCAGTTACGTGAAACCACCATGGATCCAAATACACGTCGCTTGGTGCAACTCACTATTGATGACGACAGCCAAACCAACGAGATGATGGACATGCTGCTAGGTAAAAAACGTGCAGAAGACCGTCGTCACTGGTTACAAGACAAAGGCGATATGGCTGAAGTGTAA